Proteins encoded by one window of Deltaproteobacteria bacterium HGW-Deltaproteobacteria-18:
- a CDS encoding transcriptional regulator produces the protein MRIPLLDLKAQYELIKEEIDTAVAAVFASQQFINGPQVGELEKAVAEYSGCAHGVGVSSGSDALLIALMAEEIGPGDEVITTPYTFFATAGAIARVGARPVFVDIEDSTFNIDPNLIEQAVTARTKAIMPVHLFGQMADMDPIMEIADRHELIVIEDAAQAIGAEYKGCKAGSLGHYGTFSFFPSKNLSGAGDGGLVICQDANRAERLKILRNHGSKPKYFHEFIGGNFRLDTIQAAVVLAKLRHLDAWTAARQEHAQMYRRLFETSGLLERGLALPVEIMDRHIYNQFVIRYQDRDGLKQHLAGHGVDTEIYYPLPLHLQECFAYLGHQAGDFPHAEQAASKSLALPIDPLLSEAEIEYVVSTINNQSKSNNQE, from the coding sequence ATGCGTATTCCTCTTCTTGACCTCAAAGCTCAGTACGAGCTCATCAAGGAAGAAATCGATACCGCGGTGGCTGCAGTTTTCGCTTCTCAACAGTTCATCAACGGACCGCAAGTGGGCGAACTCGAAAAGGCTGTCGCCGAATACTCCGGATGCGCTCATGGCGTGGGAGTGTCCTCAGGCAGCGACGCTCTGCTCATCGCCCTCATGGCTGAGGAGATCGGTCCTGGGGATGAGGTCATCACGACGCCGTACACCTTTTTCGCCACCGCCGGAGCCATCGCCAGGGTCGGTGCCAGGCCGGTATTCGTGGATATTGAGGACTCGACTTTCAACATCGATCCAAACTTGATCGAGCAGGCAGTGACCGCCCGCACCAAGGCAATCATGCCCGTACATCTTTTCGGACAGATGGCCGATATGGATCCGATCATGGAGATCGCCGATCGACATGAACTCATTGTAATCGAAGATGCCGCACAGGCAATCGGTGCCGAGTACAAAGGATGCAAGGCGGGCTCCCTGGGCCATTACGGGACGTTCTCCTTCTTCCCGTCGAAGAACCTCAGCGGAGCCGGGGACGGCGGCCTAGTAATCTGCCAGGATGCAAATCGGGCGGAGCGGTTGAAGATTCTGCGCAACCACGGCTCCAAACCCAAATATTTCCACGAGTTCATCGGCGGTAATTTCCGATTGGACACGATCCAGGCCGCAGTTGTGCTGGCCAAGCTCCGTCATCTCGACGCCTGGACAGCGGCCAGACAGGAGCATGCACAGATGTACCGACGACTGTTCGAGACGTCCGGACTGCTGGAAAGAGGGCTGGCGCTGCCGGTAGAGATCATGGACCGGCACATCTACAACCAGTTCGTCATCCGCTACCAGGATCGTGATGGTCTGAAACAGCACTTGGCAGGCCACGGCGTGGACACTGAAATCTATTACCCCTTGCCATTGCATTTACAGGAGTGCTTTGCCTATCTTGGCCATCAAGCAGGAGATTTTCCTCATGCCGAACAGGCCGCATCAAAGTCCCTGGCCCTGCCCATCGACCCGTTACTTTCCGAAGCCGAAATTGAATATGTGGTATCCACCATCAACAATCAATCTAAATCCAACAACCAAGAATGA
- a CDS encoding amine oxidase yields the protein MKYVIIGAGPTGLGAAHRLLELGERDFVILERDGHAGGLAASFRDSAGFTWDIGGHVVFSRYEYFNSLLDDLLGGERLEHQRIARVRMADTWVPYPFQNNIRHLPRELVWECVQGLLRERSPQLANFSDWIDYVFGAGIARLFMRPYNFKVWATPPELMQYSWIGERVSVVDLEGVLKNLILGLDDAGWGPNNTFRFPLHGGTGDIFNRLAASAGGHLRLNAHVVRVDLEGKTVELAGGERVEWEYLLNTGPLDRLVQDWIRPESDELHRAAADLEHNSVFVSGVGVDGLRQDPTCWMYFPESNCPFYRVTNFHNYSPNNVAMPGSQMGFMSEVSSSRRKPENLGGMQDKVIDGLKETTLVRADDAIVSTWEMNVDYGYPVPTLGRDRALGVLQPWLEERRVFSRGRFGGWKYEVANMDHSVMQGVEWVERMVQGREERTYRIG from the coding sequence ATGAAATACGTGATCATCGGCGCTGGTCCTACGGGGCTCGGTGCGGCGCACAGGTTGCTTGAACTCGGCGAGAGGGATTTCGTGATCCTGGAAAGGGACGGCCATGCCGGCGGGTTGGCCGCGAGCTTCAGGGACTCCGCCGGCTTCACCTGGGACATCGGCGGGCATGTGGTGTTTTCGCGCTACGAGTACTTCAACAGCCTGCTCGACGACCTGCTCGGGGGCGAACGGCTCGAACATCAGCGCATCGCCCGGGTACGCATGGCCGACACGTGGGTGCCGTACCCGTTCCAGAACAACATTCGCCATCTTCCAAGGGAGCTGGTTTGGGAGTGTGTGCAGGGACTGCTCCGGGAGCGTTCTCCGCAACTCGCTAACTTTAGCGACTGGATCGACTACGTTTTCGGGGCAGGCATCGCGCGTCTTTTCATGCGGCCTTACAATTTCAAGGTCTGGGCTACTCCGCCGGAACTCATGCAGTATTCCTGGATCGGCGAGCGGGTGTCCGTGGTCGATCTGGAAGGGGTGCTCAAGAACCTCATTCTTGGTCTCGATGACGCGGGCTGGGGGCCGAACAACACGTTCCGCTTTCCTCTACACGGCGGCACGGGTGACATCTTCAACCGTCTGGCAGCCAGCGCGGGGGGGCATCTACGGCTGAACGCCCACGTTGTGCGGGTGGACCTTGAAGGGAAGACCGTGGAACTCGCCGGCGGGGAGCGGGTGGAATGGGAATATCTTCTGAACACCGGCCCTCTGGACAGGCTCGTTCAGGACTGGATCCGGCCCGAATCCGACGAGTTGCACCGCGCCGCAGCCGACCTGGAGCATAACAGCGTTTTCGTTTCCGGTGTGGGCGTGGACGGGTTGCGCCAAGATCCGACGTGCTGGATGTATTTTCCCGAGTCGAACTGTCCGTTTTACAGGGTGACGAATTTCCACAACTATTCGCCCAATAACGTCGCCATGCCGGGCAGCCAGATGGGCTTCATGAGCGAGGTTTCTTCGTCCAGGCGCAAACCCGAGAATCTGGGAGGGATGCAGGACAAGGTCATCGACGGCCTCAAGGAGACGACCCTTGTGCGGGCGGATGACGCCATCGTCTCCACGTGGGAGATGAACGTTGATTACGGCTATCCGGTGCCGACACTGGGCCGGGACCGGGCTCTTGGCGTGTTGCAGCCTTGGCTGGAAGAACGTCGGGTCTTTTCGCGCGGACGCTTCGGCGGCTGGAAGTACGAAGTGGCCAACATGGACCACTCCGTCATGCAGGGCGTGGAGTGGGTTGAACGGATGGTGCAGGGACGGGAGGAACGGACGTACCGGATTGGGTGA
- a CDS encoding glycosyltransferase family 2 protein: MDAFAVTWNLLPESVKRGLLVGSEGKLHLMHLAQELLVGAQAQSGGTQGIFLDLGLDLLQAAWSKDPLDGQIAAQLLSLDEKWPRVNARNKALLRHVAERWRKPDDLRYYSRLAESRDTEKIRRFLLTQFGKDQGNLYWWQQALTLGMFEQDQELLGFVLRQDWSGLEPCRKLLAGDVTWISGQQDAACGSYGKALGWDAFWRRAERMWAGGRQDEARALWRDALSQAPWMVGETLRLFDVRENSGSRRERLDGKVAIALYSFNKAAELDVTLESLFASDIGDNPVWVLDNGSTDGTAAVLAAWQDKAGARLHRISLHVNIGAPAARNWLMSVPEIRECRWMVYLDDDVELPGDWLGRLGVAVQAYPEAGVWGCKVVDHAQPGVLQSVDLHLLPPLFEEAEQGNRRFKVSDLQHQTLDFGQFDYMRPCASVTGCCHLFRMDRLQESGGFDLRFSPSQFDDLEHDIRLNMNGSYAVYQGFLSIRHKKRTGKSSYTSTPEFGNALGNMHKLQMKYSAEEYGRIMAWESEVLLRDFMKKRDRVMRWLTEGDG; this comes from the coding sequence ATGGATGCATTCGCTGTCACGTGGAATCTTCTGCCCGAGTCCGTAAAACGGGGGCTGCTCGTCGGCAGCGAGGGCAAGTTGCATCTGATGCATCTGGCTCAGGAACTGCTTGTCGGGGCTCAGGCCCAGTCAGGCGGCACGCAAGGAATATTTCTGGACCTGGGACTTGATCTTTTGCAGGCCGCCTGGAGCAAGGATCCGCTTGACGGGCAGATTGCGGCCCAGCTTTTGAGCCTCGATGAGAAGTGGCCCCGCGTGAACGCCAGGAACAAGGCTTTGCTGCGACACGTGGCGGAGAGATGGCGCAAGCCCGATGACTTGCGTTACTATAGCCGTCTGGCTGAGAGTCGAGATACCGAGAAGATCAGGCGATTTCTGCTGACCCAGTTCGGCAAGGACCAGGGCAATCTGTACTGGTGGCAGCAGGCTCTTACGTTGGGAATGTTTGAGCAGGATCAGGAACTCCTTGGGTTCGTGCTGCGTCAGGACTGGTCCGGACTTGAACCCTGTCGCAAGCTCCTGGCCGGAGACGTAACCTGGATTTCCGGGCAACAGGACGCCGCCTGCGGATCCTATGGCAAGGCCTTGGGCTGGGACGCGTTCTGGCGGCGGGCGGAGCGGATGTGGGCCGGGGGGCGACAGGACGAGGCGCGCGCCCTGTGGCGCGACGCCCTGTCTCAAGCGCCCTGGATGGTTGGGGAAACGCTGCGCCTTTTCGATGTCAGGGAGAATTCAGGCAGCCGCCGGGAAAGATTGGATGGCAAGGTAGCCATCGCCCTCTACTCTTTCAACAAGGCCGCGGAGTTGGATGTGACATTGGAGAGCCTGTTCGCCTCGGACATTGGCGATAATCCCGTCTGGGTACTGGACAACGGAAGCACGGATGGCACCGCCGCTGTACTTGCCGCGTGGCAGGACAAGGCGGGGGCGCGGTTGCACCGCATTTCGCTGCACGTCAACATAGGGGCCCCGGCGGCCCGGAACTGGCTCATGAGCGTGCCTGAAATCCGCGAGTGCCGGTGGATGGTCTATCTGGATGACGACGTTGAGTTGCCCGGCGATTGGCTGGGCAGGCTTGGCGTGGCAGTGCAGGCCTATCCAGAGGCCGGGGTGTGGGGCTGCAAGGTGGTCGATCATGCCCAGCCCGGCGTGCTGCAGAGCGTGGATCTGCATCTGTTGCCGCCCCTTTTCGAAGAGGCGGAGCAAGGGAATCGGCGCTTCAAAGTTTCGGATTTGCAGCATCAGACCCTGGATTTCGGGCAGTTCGATTACATGCGGCCCTGCGCCTCGGTCACGGGCTGTTGCCATCTCTTCCGCATGGACCGGTTGCAGGAGAGCGGCGGGTTCGATCTGCGCTTTTCGCCTTCCCAATTTGATGACCTGGAACATGACATCCGCCTCAACATGAACGGCAGTTATGCCGTCTATCAGGGTTTCCTGAGTATCCGGCACAAGAAGCGGACAGGCAAAAGCTCGTACACGAGTACCCCGGAGTTCGGCAATGCGTTGGGTAACATGCACAAACTGCAGATGAAATACTCCGCAGAGGAATACGGCCGGATTATGGCCTGGGAGTCCGAGGTGTTGCTTCGGGATTTCATGAAGAAGCGCGACAGGGTCATGCGCTGGCTGACCGAGGGGGACGGATGA
- a CDS encoding N-acetyltransferase, which yields MADFFVHPSSYVDDGAQIGQGTRIWHFSHVMPRACIGTNCNLGQNVMIASGVSIGSNVKIQNNVSVYQGTTVEDDVFLGPSCVLTNVTNPRPQVNRQALYETTLIRRGATVGANATVVCGVTIGRYAFIAAGCVVTKDAPDYALIMGVPGRQTGWMSQHGHRLDKPDGDGVMVCPESGLRYRVVKGALVCLTLDEEQPMTAPLSIGAKTYDEYKKA from the coding sequence ATGGCAGATTTTTTTGTTCATCCATCGAGTTACGTTGATGATGGCGCTCAAATCGGTCAAGGGACCCGCATCTGGCATTTTTCGCATGTCATGCCACGGGCCTGCATAGGAACCAACTGCAATCTGGGGCAGAACGTAATGATCGCCTCTGGAGTCAGCATCGGAAGCAACGTAAAAATCCAGAACAACGTTTCCGTCTATCAGGGGACGACGGTCGAGGACGATGTCTTCCTCGGGCCGTCCTGCGTGCTGACAAATGTGACCAACCCCCGGCCCCAAGTGAACAGACAGGCCTTGTACGAGACAACGCTGATCCGCCGCGGCGCAACCGTCGGGGCCAACGCAACGGTAGTCTGCGGCGTCACCATCGGACGCTATGCCTTTATCGCAGCGGGATGTGTCGTCACGAAGGATGCCCCAGACTACGCGCTGATCATGGGCGTGCCTGGGCGGCAGACGGGATGGATGAGCCAGCATGGACACAGGCTCGACAAGCCGGATGGTGACGGTGTGATGGTATGCCCGGAATCGGGGCTCCGTTATCGGGTTGTAAAGGGCGCGCTCGTGTGCCTGACTCTGGATGAGGAACAGCCCATGACTGCACCTCTTTCGATCGGGGCAAAAACATACGATGAGTACAAGAAGGCCTGA
- a CDS encoding glycosyltransferase gives MVLLQIARQLQNLGRLGGILYWENPPVGIECQGLPWVRAGEAGMKEGESYVVPEGWPNALVLGLKRGCRTLVYCQNWSYLFHGLEPGVHWRDLPVEFIAVSGPVAWHMEQVLGERPPIIRPALDSGLFHPPESKPGGTLRIGFMPRKNKALAEQIRRIFEERNPKAQVQWVPIHGLDRPGVAETLRSCHVFLVTGFPEGCPLPPLEAMACGCLCVGFTGFGGWDYMRQIEMHGYAPHGYALRDVLWTGNGWWSADGDVLGAALGLERAMAVKRTGGLVLSAIGQNAQRTVAAYGQADQLGELVKL, from the coding sequence ATGGTGCTCTTACAGATCGCCCGGCAGTTGCAGAACCTGGGCCGGCTCGGGGGTATTCTGTATTGGGAAAATCCTCCTGTCGGGATTGAATGCCAGGGCCTGCCGTGGGTCAGGGCGGGCGAGGCAGGCATGAAGGAAGGGGAATCCTACGTGGTCCCCGAGGGCTGGCCCAACGCCCTGGTGCTGGGTCTGAAGCGCGGATGCAGGACCCTGGTCTACTGCCAGAATTGGTCCTATCTCTTTCATGGCCTGGAGCCGGGAGTGCACTGGCGGGATTTGCCTGTGGAGTTTATAGCAGTGTCAGGCCCCGTGGCCTGGCACATGGAACAGGTGCTGGGCGAGCGCCCGCCGATCATTCGCCCGGCCTTGGACTCCGGGCTCTTCCACCCCCCTGAATCCAAGCCCGGCGGAACGCTCCGCATCGGCTTCATGCCGCGCAAGAACAAGGCTCTGGCCGAACAGATCCGGCGTATCTTCGAGGAGCGCAACCCCAAGGCCCAGGTGCAGTGGGTGCCCATCCACGGTCTGGACCGTCCCGGCGTGGCCGAGACGCTGCGTTCCTGCCATGTTTTTCTGGTTACGGGCTTCCCCGAAGGCTGCCCGCTCCCACCCTTGGAGGCCATGGCCTGCGGCTGCCTGTGCGTGGGTTTCACCGGCTTTGGCGGCTGGGATTACATGCGTCAGATCGAGATGCACGGCTATGCGCCGCATGGGTATGCGCTGCGTGATGTGCTCTGGACTGGCAACGGCTGGTGGTCGGCGGACGGGGACGTATTGGGCGCTGCGCTTGGATTGGAGCGGGCCATGGCCGTGAAGAGGACTGGAGGATTGGTGCTATCGGCAATTGGACAGAATGCTCAGCGTACAGTCGCGGCCTATGGGCAGGCAGATCAGTTGGGGGAGTTGGTCAAGCTATGA
- a CDS encoding UDP-N-acetylglucosamine 2-epimerase (non-hydrolyzing): MKILTVVGARPQFIKASAVSRAILSEKAQGANLHEVIVHTGQHFDANMSKVFFEELSIPEPDYHLGIASLGHGAMTGRMLEAIESVLFEEKPDIMLVYGDTNSTLAGALAAAKLHLPVAHVEAGLRSFNKRMPEEVNRILTDHVSNLLFCPTQTAVNNLGNEGIRSGVHLVGDVMNDVTLHYRELAAKRNCLDKWGVTEKGYALCTVHRAENTDDAMRLQGILTALREIAEEVPVLLPLHPRTRKIIEAMGQPEALRGLTVLEPLSYLEMLRLEMSARVILTDSGGVQKEAFLHRVPCITLRDETEWVETVEMRRNVLTGANREAIINAWIEHQSSKLEKKFFITGKTAYNIVKIIINRQHT, from the coding sequence ATGAAGATCCTCACTGTTGTCGGCGCCCGCCCCCAATTCATCAAAGCTTCGGCCGTATCACGGGCGATCCTGTCAGAGAAGGCCCAGGGCGCGAACCTTCACGAAGTAATCGTGCACACCGGCCAGCATTTCGACGCCAACATGTCGAAGGTATTTTTCGAGGAGTTGTCCATCCCTGAACCTGATTATCATCTAGGTATTGCAAGCCTTGGGCATGGGGCCATGACCGGACGCATGCTTGAGGCCATCGAGTCCGTGCTGTTCGAGGAAAAACCTGATATAATGCTGGTTTACGGCGACACCAATTCAACTCTGGCCGGGGCGCTGGCTGCTGCCAAACTACATTTGCCCGTGGCGCACGTAGAGGCGGGTTTGCGTTCCTTCAACAAGCGCATGCCCGAAGAGGTGAATCGCATCCTGACCGATCATGTCTCGAACCTGCTTTTCTGCCCCACTCAAACGGCAGTGAACAACCTGGGGAACGAGGGCATAAGGAGCGGTGTGCATCTGGTTGGCGACGTGATGAATGATGTGACCCTGCACTACCGTGAACTAGCCGCCAAGCGCAATTGCCTTGATAAATGGGGGGTGACCGAAAAGGGCTACGCGCTCTGCACAGTGCATCGAGCGGAGAATACGGATGACGCGATGCGTCTCCAGGGAATCCTGACCGCATTGCGCGAAATCGCAGAAGAAGTCCCTGTACTCCTGCCGCTGCACCCCAGAACCCGCAAGATCATAGAGGCCATGGGCCAACCCGAAGCCTTACGCGGCCTGACCGTGCTCGAACCCCTCTCCTATCTGGAAATGCTGCGCCTTGAGATGTCGGCGAGGGTCATCCTGACCGATTCCGGCGGCGTACAGAAAGAAGCGTTTCTTCACCGTGTGCCTTGTATTACACTACGGGACGAGACGGAGTGGGTGGAGACGGTAGAGATGAGGCGGAATGTACTCACAGGGGCTAACCGCGAAGCGATCATTAATGCATGGATAGAGCACCAATCATCCAAACTCGAAAAGAAATTTTTTATCACGGGAAAAACTGCATATAACATTGTAAAAATAATAATTAATAGACAGCATACCTGA
- a CDS encoding glycosyl transferase family 2 encodes MDIHFFQRVMSLLETAPAIWAAQRLLDGTPNRARLRLAQSFLLQALEICPFDPDLSRLAQTLSHQAAAPWITAPVQGPTLIQIQPILDASPPEALIAMAEKTDTPPILTHMALASIWATCNSADRYSELVHAVAGHDPDNRGLPLLAWGLHALGQDDAAIIKNGPPSFLGEALKAHLAGQDGDRALLHLQRALELEPSLPHLVERIAQLDLLTRPLPDPNDFRVHILFYSFNKLETTIATLRSLLASDIGPAKITLLNNGSTAFDPEEFSAAVASVAQGRAVELIHLPVNIGAPAARNWLYRLPQVQEADYVAFLDDDVLLPSSWLRMYLQDMADHPEVCAVGPKGLNPNPFRTIQYIWRYFEEAGERKIRFTNNAPMNLDLGQYDGRRPCLSVMGCCHMFDRRKLARLGVPDFDVRFTPSQVDDLERDIQIWKHGGQVLYDGRVEVVHMQDAGRTAPKTEAAWGHVWGNHMKMEFKFTGRELRDIDEKVRAVEEKHWQDCLAKAWDLLPDNCRKFWAEQSEQ; translated from the coding sequence ATGGATATCCACTTCTTCCAACGCGTCATGAGTCTTCTTGAAACCGCACCAGCCATCTGGGCAGCCCAACGACTCTTAGACGGCACGCCTAACAGGGCGCGCCTCCGATTGGCGCAATCTTTTCTACTCCAGGCGCTCGAAATCTGTCCCTTCGATCCAGACCTGAGCAGACTGGCTCAGACTTTATCCCACCAAGCCGCTGCCCCATGGATAACAGCACCAGTCCAAGGCCCGACCTTGATACAAATCCAGCCCATCCTCGACGCATCACCGCCCGAGGCTTTAATAGCCATGGCTGAAAAGACGGACACTCCTCCCATCCTCACCCACATGGCACTGGCGTCGATCTGGGCCACATGCAATTCTGCGGACCGTTATTCCGAGCTTGTTCATGCTGTTGCAGGGCACGACCCGGACAACCGAGGTCTGCCGTTGCTGGCCTGGGGACTCCATGCTCTGGGACAAGACGATGCCGCCATTATCAAAAACGGCCCTCCGTCATTCTTGGGCGAGGCACTCAAGGCTCATTTGGCAGGACAGGACGGGGACAGAGCGCTGCTTCACCTCCAGCGAGCCTTGGAACTCGAACCCAGCCTGCCGCATCTCGTCGAGCGCATAGCCCAGCTGGACCTTCTGACCCGTCCGCTGCCTGACCCGAATGATTTCCGGGTGCATATCCTCTTCTACAGCTTCAACAAGCTCGAAACCACCATCGCCACCCTGCGCAGCCTTCTGGCCTCAGACATAGGCCCCGCCAAAATCACGCTGCTCAACAACGGCTCCACGGCCTTCGACCCGGAGGAATTTTCTGCCGCCGTGGCCAGTGTGGCCCAGGGCCGCGCGGTCGAACTCATCCACCTGCCGGTCAACATCGGCGCCCCGGCCGCCAGGAACTGGCTGTATCGGCTGCCGCAGGTGCAGGAGGCCGACTATGTCGCCTTTCTGGACGACGACGTCCTGCTTCCTTCCTCCTGGTTGCGCATGTACCTGCAGGACATGGCCGACCACCCCGAGGTCTGCGCCGTAGGGCCAAAGGGTCTGAACCCCAATCCCTTCCGCACGATCCAGTACATCTGGCGCTATTTCGAGGAAGCCGGCGAACGCAAGATCCGCTTCACCAACAACGCACCCATGAATCTCGACCTCGGCCAGTACGACGGACGTCGCCCTTGCCTGTCGGTCATGGGCTGCTGTCATATGTTTGACAGGCGCAAACTCGCCCGTTTGGGCGTTCCGGATTTCGACGTGCGCTTCACTCCCTCGCAAGTCGACGACCTCGAACGCGACATCCAGATCTGGAAACACGGAGGACAAGTTCTTTACGACGGACGCGTGGAAGTGGTGCACATGCAGGACGCAGGACGCACGGCGCCCAAGACGGAAGCTGCCTGGGGGCATGTCTGGGGCAACCACATGAAGATGGAGTTCAAGTTCACGGGCAGGGAACTGCGGGACATCGACGAGAAGGTCCGGGCCGTGGAGGAGAAACACTGGCAGGACTGCTTAGCCAAGGCGTGGGACCTACTGCCCGACAACTGCCGTAAGTTCTGGGCGGAGCAAAGCGAGCAATGA
- a CDS encoding glycosyltransferase family 2 protein, producing MREAGSNLLTRLKDLLPEWPTGLAGRRLMLRHMGSLLGLPQTADFLALGHNLAFWRWQFLPWDRQTIDTASALAKLSTQSPLPAWTLEQSHVNQHFVPAILAIAEGRADAVAELWMKHGATSGHSTWLGETCLFFMQLGDEARARMVLETTTLPDNHPVCLHLQALLAFCYALPESAILTIRNLPEEFRWIRSLLEAQCLLRLGDRAGTVLLQKLWREIPWHPNLTLKLHDLLVPKTAPAPPNADTAVLIYSWNNADLLEKTLQSLAESSFGAASVLILDNGSADHTPTVVQASAQLFAERLKSFRLPVNIGAPGARNWLLRHPETSRFRRLAFVDDDVLLPPDWLGELAAHARRSPRGTIVGCRIMDQSPRRTVQVADVNLLAPDPDGEFLIANAGCGELDLGLHEYTRPCLSVTGCCHLLDRERAEELGGFDLRFNPSQFDDFELDLRNALGSGHAFYAGRTAIRHCQRSSLSQADSDAKQGHIQGNLLKLNSKYTPEQKAELLCINRKLLWDDLLAKTRDLENL from the coding sequence ATGAGGGAAGCAGGCTCAAATCTCCTGACTCGACTCAAGGACCTCCTCCCTGAATGGCCCACGGGCCTGGCCGGGCGAAGGCTCATGCTTCGTCACATGGGCAGCCTTCTGGGTCTTCCCCAGACTGCGGATTTCCTTGCACTGGGACACAATCTGGCATTCTGGCGTTGGCAGTTTCTTCCATGGGACCGGCAAACCATCGACACTGCCTCGGCCTTGGCAAAGCTGTCCACCCAGTCCCCCCTCCCCGCCTGGACTCTGGAACAATCTCACGTCAATCAGCACTTCGTCCCGGCCATCCTGGCCATCGCGGAGGGGAGGGCAGATGCTGTCGCCGAACTGTGGATGAAGCACGGCGCAACCTCGGGGCATTCCACGTGGCTGGGAGAAACCTGCCTTTTTTTCATGCAACTGGGTGACGAGGCTCGCGCAAGGATGGTGCTCGAAACGACCACTCTTCCCGACAATCACCCTGTGTGTCTCCACCTGCAGGCGTTGCTTGCGTTTTGCTACGCTCTCCCGGAATCCGCAATCCTGACAATCCGCAACCTGCCCGAAGAGTTCCGCTGGATACGGAGCCTTCTGGAAGCGCAGTGCCTGCTCAGACTGGGTGACCGGGCCGGCACAGTTTTGCTGCAGAAGCTCTGGCGCGAGATTCCCTGGCACCCCAACCTGACCCTCAAGCTCCACGACCTGCTTGTGCCGAAAACCGCCCCGGCCCCGCCCAATGCCGACACCGCGGTTCTGATCTACTCCTGGAACAATGCCGACCTGCTGGAAAAAACCCTGCAAAGCCTGGCGGAGAGCTCCTTTGGTGCGGCATCCGTCCTGATCCTCGACAACGGGTCTGCGGACCACACGCCGACCGTCGTGCAGGCCTCCGCACAACTGTTCGCAGAGCGTCTGAAGAGTTTTCGCCTGCCGGTGAACATCGGCGCTCCGGGAGCTCGAAACTGGCTGCTCCGGCATCCAGAAACAAGCCGTTTCCGCAGACTCGCCTTCGTGGACGACGACGTCCTCCTGCCGCCCGACTGGCTCGGCGAACTCGCGGCGCACGCCCGACGCTCGCCGCGCGGCACCATCGTCGGATGCCGCATCATGGACCAGTCGCCGCGTCGTACCGTGCAGGTGGCTGACGTCAACCTGCTCGCGCCCGATCCGGACGGGGAATTCCTGATCGCCAACGCCGGGTGCGGCGAACTGGATCTCGGCCTGCACGAGTACACCCGCCCCTGCCTGTCCGTGACGGGGTGCTGCCATCTGCTGGACCGCGAACGTGCGGAGGAACTGGGCGGATTCGACCTGCGCTTCAATCCCTCGCAATTCGACGACTTCGAACTGGACCTGCGCAACGCGCTGGGCAGCGGGCACGCTTTCTACGCCGGCCGGACGGCCATCAGGCACTGCCAGCGGTCGAGCCTGAGCCAGGCCGACAGCGACGCCAAGCAGGGTCACATCCAGGGCAATCTGCTCAAGCTCAATTCCAAATACACCCCGGAACAAAAAGCCGAACTGCTGTGCATTAACCGCAAACTGCTCTGGGACGACCTCTTGGCCAAGACACGGGACTTGGAGAATCTATGA